The following is a genomic window from Serratia ficaria.
GGTCATCATCTGGAAAGCGCGGGTATAGATAAAGTCGCCGACCAGCACGCTGGCGGCGTTGCCGAACGCGGCATTGGCGGTGGCTTTGCCGCGGCGCATATCGGATTCATCCACCACGTCGTCATGCAGCAGCGTGGCGGTATGAATGAATTCGATCAGCGCCGCAACGGTCACGTGCTTGTGGCCTTCATAGCCCAACGCCCGTGCAGCCAGCACGGCGATCATCGGTCGGATGCGTTTACCGCCACCGCTGATAATGTAATAGCCAAGCTGATTGATGAGTGTGACATCGGAGTTCAGCTGTTCGAGAATTGTTGCGTTCACGGCCGCCATATCTTGCGCGGTTAACTCGGTAATTTGCTCTAGGTTCATTGTATTTTTTTCAGCTGTGTTTCTCTTCACCGCGTTGAGATCGCTGCTCACATCGGTACATGGCGGTAACTGTCCCCCTGATTGTACTTGAAAAACGGTTCAGATAAACGCCACGAAAGAAACTGTGGTTTTTTTCTTCTTTTTTCTGCTTCTGGTCTTATTCTGCTCTTGTCATGCGTCGGTTTTTTGCGTAGAATTCGCGCCCTATTGTGAATATTTATAGCGCGCTCTGTACTAACACAGTTGAGCACGCGGAAAGCGGAGTTTTATATGTACGCGGTTTTCCAAAGTGGTGGTAAACAACACCGAGTAAGCGAAGGTCAGACCGTTCGCTTGGAAAAGCTGGACATCGCAACTGGTGAAGCGGTTGAGTTTGACCAGATTCTGATGATCGCTAATGGCGAAGATATCAAAATCGGCGTTCCTTTCGTCGATGGCGGTAAGATCAAAGCTGAAGTCGTTGCTCACGGTCGTGGCGAGAAAATTAAGATTGTTAAGTTTCGTCGTCGTAAGCACCACCGTAAGCAGCAGGGCCACCGTCAGTGGTTCACTGACGTTAAAATCACCGGCATCAGCGCTTAAGTTAGGAGAGCGGATTAATGGCACACAAAAAGGCTGGCGGCTCGACTCGTAACGGTCGCGATTCAGAAGCTAAACGTCTGGGCGTAAAACGCTTTGGCGGCGAAGCAGTACTGGCAGGCAGCATCATCGTTCGTCAGCGCGGCACCAAATTCCACGCTGGTACCAACGTGGGTTGCGGCAAAGACCACACTCTGTTTGCTTTGAAAGACGGTAAAGTCAAATTCGAAGTTAAAGGCCCGAGCAATCGTAAATTCATCAGCATCGAAGCTGAATAATTTTTCGAGCCTTACGAAATAGATGTAAGCCCCGCAATTCGTTGCGGGGCTTTTTACATTTATACCCGTCATACTTCAGACCGCAGGCATGTCAGCGCTGGCAAAGGTAATATGGACACGAAACAGCAGGTCGGTGTAGGCATTTCGCTGGCGTTAACCACGGCGGTTTGCTGGGGCGCATTGCCGATAGCGATGAAAGAAGTGCTGGCGGTGATGGAGCCGTTTACCATCGTCTGGTATCGCTTTACCATCGCCGCTATCGGCCTGGGGCTGATCCTGGCGGTGCGCGGCAGGCTGCCGCCGCTGAAGATGTTCCGCCAGCCGCGCTGGCTGCTGCTGCTGGCGATAGCCACCGCGGGCCTGTTGGGCAACTTTGTGTTCTTCAGCTCGTCGCTGCAGTATCTCAGCCCGACGGCGTCGCAGGTGATTGGCCAGCTGTCGCCGGTCGGCATGATGTTCGCCAGCGTGCTGATTTTAAAAGAACGGATGCGCATCACGCAGGTGAT
Proteins encoded in this region:
- the rplU gene encoding 50S ribosomal protein L21, which translates into the protein MYAVFQSGGKQHRVSEGQTVRLEKLDIATGEAVEFDQILMIANGEDIKIGVPFVDGGKIKAEVVAHGRGEKIKIVKFRRRKHHRKQQGHRQWFTDVKITGISA
- the rpmA gene encoding 50S ribosomal protein L27, whose product is MAHKKAGGSTRNGRDSEAKRLGVKRFGGEAVLAGSIIVRQRGTKFHAGTNVGCGKDHTLFALKDGKVKFEVKGPSNRKFISIEAE